In Penaeus chinensis breed Huanghai No. 1 chromosome 2, ASM1920278v2, whole genome shotgun sequence, the following proteins share a genomic window:
- the LOC125036720 gene encoding general transcription factor IIF subunit 1-like isoform X2, producing MEYTVRVPKSLKKKYNVMRFHTALGVDFKAWNHTKMERENNMKEFKSLDDEMPKYGAGSEFGRDQREEARRKKYGIHMKKYRPEDQPWILNVGGKNGKKYKGIREGGVSENSSWYVFMQGKDGAFEAYPVEEWYKFSLVPRYKALNAEEAEKEFERRDKIMNYFSVMYQKKLKKDGGEEGEEGEEATKKKGSSSKNLRLSEMDDWMSDDDDESASNEEIDEEEREMQKKKKKKVQSKGRHQHGGKKKKNPDGDSEEDCLEESDEYNDGAEHDYISSDSSDSEAENDEVVTKELAGVDEADALRKLLGSEDEEEEEKEKEKEEENEEKKEGEEKEEKEKKKKKKKKKDKKKDQDSDAKTSDTSDDEKKKKKKDKDDKSSDKDKNEDGNGKRKLGKSGASDSLAKKARSDIPTPGSSTPLVAPGSDSGVTEEAIRRYLMRRPMTTTELLQKFKLKKKTGLSSDQLVQAIAHILKRINPIKQMVTGKMYLSLKQ from the exons ATGGAGTACACAGTAAGAGTACCAAA GTCACTCAAAAAGAAGTACAATGTGATGCGATTCCACACAGCCTTGGGGGTCGACTTCAAGGCATGGAATCACaccaagatggaaagagagaacaacATGAAGGAGTTCAAGAGTTTGGATGATGAGATGCCCAA GTATGGGGCTGGGTCAGAGTTCGGCCGTGACCAAAGGGAGGAGGCAAGGCGAAAGAAATACGGCATCCACATGAAGAAATATCGACCAGAAGATCAGCCATGGATCCTTAATGTTGGTGGTAAAAATGGGAAAAA ATATAAAGGAATCAGAGAAGGTGGTGTCTCAGAGAACTCCTCCTGGTATGTGTTTATGCAGGGTAAAGATGGGGCCTTTGAAGCATACCCTGTTGAAGAGTGGTATAAGTTCAGTCTTGTCCCTAGGTACAAGGCCCTCAATGCAGAGGAAGCAGAAAAGGAGTTTGAAAG gcgCGACAAAATTATGAATTACTTCTCGGTGATGTACCAGAAGAAACttaagaaagatggaggagaggaaggagaggagggagaagaggccaCAAAGAAGAAAGGATCTTCAAGCAAGA ACTTGAGACTCTCAGAAATGGATGATTGGatgtctgatgatgatgatgagtcagCTAGCAATGAAGAAATTGATGAAGAAGAACGTGAaatgcaaaagaagaagaaaaagaaggttcAGTCCAAAGGCAGACACCAACATG gggggaagaagaaaaagaatccaGATGGAGACAGTGAAGAAGATTGCCTGGAGGAGAGTGATGAATACAACGATGGGGCTGAGCACGACTACATCTCAAGTGATTCTTCAGA CTCTGAAGCTGAGAATGATGAGGTGGTCACCAAGGAGCTAGCAGGAGTTGATGAAGCAGATGCCCTGAGGAAACTCCTAGGttctgaagatgaggaagaggaggagaaggagaaagagaaagaagaggagaatgaggagaagaaggaaggggaggagaaagaggagaaggagaagaaaaagaagaagaagaagaaaaaggataagaagaaagatcAAG ACTCCGATGCCAAGACCTCTGACACcagtgatgatgaaaagaagaagaaaaagaaggataaagatgataaatc GTCTGACAAGGACAAAAATGAGGATGGGAATGGCAAGCGTAAATTGGGGAAATCGGGCGCATCAGACAGCCTTGCCAAGAAGGCTCGCTCCGACATCCCAACACCTGGATCCTCCACTCCCTTGGTGGCCCCCGGCAG TGACAGTGGTGTAACAGAGGAAGCTATCAGACGATACCTGATGCGCAGACCCATGACCACAACTGAACTCCTCCAGAAATTCAAACTCAAGAAGAAGACCGGCCTGAGCTCCGACCAACTCGTCCAGGCCATTGCCCATATCCTTAAGCGCATCAATCCCATAAAACAGATGGTGACTGGGAAAATGTACCTGTCACTGAAGCAATAG
- the LOC125036720 gene encoding general transcription factor IIF subunit 1-like isoform X1, with the protein MEYTVRVPKSLKKKYNVMRFHTALGVDFKAWNHTKMERENNMKEFKSLDDEMPKYGAGSEFGRDQREEARRKKYGIHMKKYRPEDQPWILNVGGKNGKKYKGIREGGVSENSSWYVFMQGKDGAFEAYPVEEWYKFSLVPRYKALNAEEAEKEFERRDKIMNYFSVMYQKKLKKDGGEEGEEGEEATKKKGSSSKNLRLSEMDDWMSDDDDESASNEEIDEEEREMQKKKKKKVQSKGRHQHGGKKKKNPDGDSEEDCLEESDEYNDGAEHDYISSDSSDSEAENDEVVTKELAGVDEADALRKLLGSEDEEEEEKEKEKEEENEEKKEGEEKEEKEKKKKKKKKKDKKKDQADSDAKTSDTSDDEKKKKKKDKDDKSSDKDKNEDGNGKRKLGKSGASDSLAKKARSDIPTPGSSTPLVAPGSDSGVTEEAIRRYLMRRPMTTTELLQKFKLKKKTGLSSDQLVQAIAHILKRINPIKQMVTGKMYLSLKQ; encoded by the exons ATGGAGTACACAGTAAGAGTACCAAA GTCACTCAAAAAGAAGTACAATGTGATGCGATTCCACACAGCCTTGGGGGTCGACTTCAAGGCATGGAATCACaccaagatggaaagagagaacaacATGAAGGAGTTCAAGAGTTTGGATGATGAGATGCCCAA GTATGGGGCTGGGTCAGAGTTCGGCCGTGACCAAAGGGAGGAGGCAAGGCGAAAGAAATACGGCATCCACATGAAGAAATATCGACCAGAAGATCAGCCATGGATCCTTAATGTTGGTGGTAAAAATGGGAAAAA ATATAAAGGAATCAGAGAAGGTGGTGTCTCAGAGAACTCCTCCTGGTATGTGTTTATGCAGGGTAAAGATGGGGCCTTTGAAGCATACCCTGTTGAAGAGTGGTATAAGTTCAGTCTTGTCCCTAGGTACAAGGCCCTCAATGCAGAGGAAGCAGAAAAGGAGTTTGAAAG gcgCGACAAAATTATGAATTACTTCTCGGTGATGTACCAGAAGAAACttaagaaagatggaggagaggaaggagaggagggagaagaggccaCAAAGAAGAAAGGATCTTCAAGCAAGA ACTTGAGACTCTCAGAAATGGATGATTGGatgtctgatgatgatgatgagtcagCTAGCAATGAAGAAATTGATGAAGAAGAACGTGAaatgcaaaagaagaagaaaaagaaggttcAGTCCAAAGGCAGACACCAACATG gggggaagaagaaaaagaatccaGATGGAGACAGTGAAGAAGATTGCCTGGAGGAGAGTGATGAATACAACGATGGGGCTGAGCACGACTACATCTCAAGTGATTCTTCAGA CTCTGAAGCTGAGAATGATGAGGTGGTCACCAAGGAGCTAGCAGGAGTTGATGAAGCAGATGCCCTGAGGAAACTCCTAGGttctgaagatgaggaagaggaggagaaggagaaagagaaagaagaggagaatgaggagaagaaggaaggggaggagaaagaggagaaggagaagaaaaagaagaagaagaagaaaaaggataagaagaaagatcAAG CAGACTCCGATGCCAAGACCTCTGACACcagtgatgatgaaaagaagaagaaaaagaaggataaagatgataaatc GTCTGACAAGGACAAAAATGAGGATGGGAATGGCAAGCGTAAATTGGGGAAATCGGGCGCATCAGACAGCCTTGCCAAGAAGGCTCGCTCCGACATCCCAACACCTGGATCCTCCACTCCCTTGGTGGCCCCCGGCAG TGACAGTGGTGTAACAGAGGAAGCTATCAGACGATACCTGATGCGCAGACCCATGACCACAACTGAACTCCTCCAGAAATTCAAACTCAAGAAGAAGACCGGCCTGAGCTCCGACCAACTCGTCCAGGCCATTGCCCATATCCTTAAGCGCATCAATCCCATAAAACAGATGGTGACTGGGAAAATGTACCTGTCACTGAAGCAATAG